A single window of Flavobacterium aestivum DNA harbors:
- the coaE gene encoding dephospho-CoA kinase (Dephospho-CoA kinase (CoaE) performs the final step in coenzyme A biosynthesis.) yields the protein MAKIIGLTGGIGSGKTTVAQLFLASGIPVYITDQEARNLMQSEMILDQIKDVFGTTVFEKGVLIKEKLSEIVFNDANKLAQLNGIVHPAVKMHFKQWLLEHQKDQFVIYESAILFESGSYKECDFIINVVAPLEIRIQRVIERDKTTREKVLERIKNQWNDEQKSSKSDFIIENTGIEAVKLEIVKILNFLGIKQIKS from the coding sequence ATGGCAAAAATAATTGGTTTAACAGGAGGAATTGGTAGTGGTAAAACAACAGTGGCCCAACTTTTTTTAGCATCTGGTATTCCAGTTTACATAACAGATCAAGAAGCTAGAAATTTGATGCAATCAGAAATGATTTTAGATCAAATTAAAGATGTATTTGGTACAACTGTATTTGAAAAAGGCGTTTTAATAAAAGAAAAGTTATCTGAAATTGTATTTAATGACGCTAATAAACTAGCTCAGCTCAATGGAATTGTACATCCTGCTGTTAAAATGCATTTTAAACAATGGCTTTTAGAACATCAAAAAGATCAGTTTGTCATTTACGAAAGTGCCATTTTATTTGAAAGTGGTAGTTATAAAGAATGTGATTTCATCATAAATGTTGTAGCGCCTCTTGAAATAAGGATTCAAAGAGTTATAGAAAGAGATAAAACTACTCGAGAAAAAGTTTTAGAGCGAATAAAAAATCAATGGAATGATGAGCAAAAATCATCAAAAAGCGATTTTATTATAGAAAATACTGGTATAGAGGCTGTAAAGTTAGAAATTGTTAAAATTCTTAATTTTTTAGGAATTAAACAAATCAAGTCTTAA
- a CDS encoding glycosyltransferase codes for MLFSLIIPVYNRPDEVDELLESLAKSTYEEIFEIVLIEDGSTIRCQDVAAKYGDRLDISYYYKENSGPGDSRNYGMNKARGDYYIIFDSDCIIPSNYLSEVEKALQENYVDCFGGPDKALDSFSDIQKAINFAMTSFLTTGGIRGGSEKIDKFQPRSFNMGLSRKAFIASKGFGNIHPGEDPDLSIRLWDLGYETRLFQNAFVYHKRRIDWDKFSIQVSKFGKARPILNSWYPQYNKLTFFFPTFFIIGFFVSLMLLVFNQDFLLKFYFGYFLALFLLSSIQNKSIKIGYLSIIAVWKQFYGYGMGFLESYVKVIMLKQKPQEAFPELFFKN; via the coding sequence ATGTTGTTTTCATTGATCATTCCTGTTTATAATCGTCCTGATGAAGTAGATGAATTATTAGAAAGTTTAGCAAAATCAACCTACGAAGAAATTTTTGAAATTGTACTGATAGAGGATGGTTCTACAATTCGATGTCAGGATGTTGCTGCTAAATATGGAGACAGACTGGATATTTCATACTACTATAAAGAAAATTCAGGTCCTGGTGACTCTAGAAACTACGGAATGAATAAGGCTAGGGGGGATTACTACATTATTTTTGACTCAGATTGTATTATACCTAGTAATTATTTGAGTGAGGTTGAAAAAGCTTTACAGGAAAATTATGTGGATTGTTTTGGTGGGCCAGATAAAGCATTAGATAGTTTTTCGGATATCCAAAAAGCAATCAATTTTGCAATGACTTCTTTTTTAACCACTGGTGGAATTAGAGGAGGATCAGAAAAAATAGATAAATTTCAGCCTCGAAGCTTTAATATGGGATTGTCTCGAAAAGCATTTATAGCTTCTAAAGGTTTTGGAAATATTCACCCTGGCGAGGACCCGGATTTGTCTATTCGTTTATGGGATTTAGGTTATGAAACACGACTTTTTCAGAATGCATTTGTGTATCATAAAAGACGAATTGATTGGGATAAATTCTCCATTCAGGTCAGTAAATTTGGTAAAGCAAGACCAATTCTTAATAGTTGGTATCCTCAATATAATAAATTAACTTTTTTCTTCCCAACGTTTTTTATAATAGGATTTTTTGTATCTTTAATGTTGTTGGTATTTAATCAAGATTTTCTTCTTAAATTTTATTTTGGTTATTTTTTGGCATTATTTTTGCTGTCTTCTATTCAGAATAAGAGTATTAAAATTGGTTATCTGTCAATTATTGCAGTTTGGAAACAGTTTTACGGTTACGGAATGGGGTTTTTAGAGTCTTATGTTAAAGTTATTATGTTAAAACAGAAGCCACAAGAAGCATTTCCAGAATTGTTTTTTAAGAATTAA